In the Candidatus Palauibacter scopulicola genome, one interval contains:
- a CDS encoding TRAP transporter large permease, translated as MTLLVLFLGLVLLIAIGVPIAVALGIVALVAIVASGGVAMLPNAGLVLFDGATSFPLIAIPLFILAGAIMNATGISRRLIAFASALVGFIRGGLAMVGISASLFFAEISGSAVADVAALGSILIPAMKKRGYRTPFAAAVTSSSATLAVIIPPSIPMILYGVMAEASVVELFVAGIVPGVLGGLLLMFVAWLYARRHDFPVEGRFELRRVWTTAREAGWALLLPAIILGGIFSGWVTATEGAGLAVVASLVVGGLIYRELDLAHLREAMLEGGVQTAVVMLLVATSALLGDYLTEQRLPQQVAAGIMGLTENKWLILALLNVFFLVIGLFLHSAAAIILVVPIVMPLVRAAGIDPVHFGLVVTLNLGIGQQTPPVASVLVTACSVAKADIWEVSKVNLRFVAVLVAVLLLVTYVPAIPLALVNVFYH; from the coding sequence GTGACGCTCCTCGTTCTCTTCCTCGGCCTGGTGCTTCTCATCGCCATTGGCGTCCCCATTGCGGTCGCGCTCGGGATCGTCGCGCTCGTCGCCATCGTCGCCTCGGGCGGCGTCGCCATGCTCCCGAACGCGGGCCTCGTGCTGTTCGACGGGGCGACCTCGTTCCCGCTCATCGCCATCCCGCTCTTCATCCTCGCGGGCGCGATCATGAACGCGACCGGGATCTCGCGCCGGCTCATCGCCTTCGCCTCCGCGCTCGTCGGGTTCATCCGCGGCGGCCTCGCGATGGTCGGCATTTCCGCCTCGCTCTTCTTCGCGGAGATCTCGGGCTCCGCCGTGGCCGATGTCGCCGCGCTCGGCTCCATCCTCATCCCCGCCATGAAGAAACGCGGCTACCGGACGCCCTTCGCCGCGGCCGTGACGTCTTCCTCGGCCACGCTCGCCGTCATCATCCCCCCGTCCATCCCCATGATCCTGTATGGCGTCATGGCCGAGGCCTCGGTCGTCGAGCTGTTCGTCGCCGGCATCGTGCCCGGGGTGCTCGGCGGCTTGCTGCTCATGTTCGTCGCCTGGCTCTACGCCCGTCGCCACGACTTCCCCGTGGAGGGCCGGTTCGAACTCCGCCGCGTGTGGACGACGGCGCGCGAGGCCGGGTGGGCCCTCCTCCTGCCCGCGATCATCCTCGGCGGGATCTTCAGCGGCTGGGTGACGGCGACGGAGGGGGCCGGGCTCGCCGTTGTCGCGTCGCTCGTCGTGGGCGGGCTCATTTACCGCGAACTCGACCTCGCCCACCTGCGCGAGGCGATGCTCGAGGGCGGCGTGCAGACGGCCGTCGTCATGCTGCTCGTCGCGACCTCCGCCCTGCTCGGCGACTACCTCACCGAACAGCGGCTCCCGCAGCAGGTCGCGGCGGGGATCATGGGGCTCACGGAGAACAAGTGGCTCATCCTCGCGCTGCTCAACGTCTTCTTTCTCGTCATCGGCCTCTTCCTGCACTCGGCCGCGGCGATCATCCTCGTCGTCCCCATCGTGATGCCGCTCGTGCGCGCGGCGGGGATCGACCCGGTCCACTTCGGCCTCGTCGTCACCCTCAACCTGGGCATCGGCCAGCAGACGCCGCCGGTGGCGAGCGTGCTCGTGACCGCGTGCTCCGTCGCCAAGGCGGACATCTGGGAGGTGAGCAAGGTCAACCTCCGCTTCGTCGCCGTCCTCGTCGCCGTCCTCCTCCTCGTGACGTACGTCCCCGCGATCCCCCTCGCCCTGGTGAACGTCTTCTACCACTGA
- a CDS encoding aminotransferase class V-fold PLP-dependent enzyme has translation MTYRSGRHFLQLPGPTPVPERVFRAMNRSVIDHRGPEFGEMTLGLFDGLKWVFGDPAHVFIFPSSATGCWESALANAISPGDRVLLWNNGFFASKWGEVGRALGLRVEAIDGDWRRPADPARIAARLAEDSGDGKRGIQAVLVVHNETSTGLTSDIAAVRKALDEAGHPALLMVDAVSSLAATPFQQAEWGVDVTVCGSQKGLMLPPGLGFCAVSEKALARHRAGRGTPRSYFDWTAMLSDNEGGYFPYTPPTTLLYGLEASLAMLREEGADATFARHARHAEATRRAVAAWGLRNYCQDPKAVSSAGTTVMVGDGEDADAFRLAVLERFDMSLGTGLGPLKGKVFRIGHLGDLNELTLMGALAGVEMGLKTSGIAHEPGGLVAAADFLAGA, from the coding sequence TTGACCTACCGCAGCGGCAGACACTTCCTCCAGCTTCCGGGCCCGACCCCGGTGCCCGAGCGCGTATTCCGGGCCATGAACCGGTCCGTCATCGACCACCGCGGACCCGAGTTCGGCGAGATGACGCTCGGGTTGTTCGACGGGTTGAAATGGGTGTTCGGCGACCCCGCGCACGTCTTCATCTTCCCCTCCTCCGCGACCGGGTGCTGGGAGAGCGCCCTCGCCAACGCCATCTCCCCCGGCGACCGCGTCCTCCTCTGGAACAACGGGTTCTTTGCCTCGAAGTGGGGAGAGGTGGGACGGGCTCTCGGGCTGCGGGTGGAGGCGATCGACGGAGACTGGCGGCGCCCTGCGGATCCCGCCCGCATCGCCGCGCGTCTGGCGGAGGATTCGGGGGATGGAAAGCGGGGCATCCAGGCCGTGCTCGTCGTCCACAACGAGACCTCGACGGGCCTCACGAGCGACATCGCGGCCGTGCGGAAGGCGCTCGACGAAGCCGGCCATCCCGCCCTCCTCATGGTCGACGCCGTCTCCTCCCTCGCCGCCACGCCATTCCAGCAGGCCGAATGGGGCGTGGACGTCACGGTGTGCGGCTCCCAGAAGGGTCTCATGCTCCCGCCCGGCCTCGGGTTCTGCGCCGTGAGCGAGAAGGCGCTCGCCCGCCACCGCGCGGGCCGCGGGACGCCGCGTTCGTACTTCGACTGGACGGCGATGCTGAGCGACAACGAGGGCGGCTACTTCCCCTATACCCCGCCCACGACGCTCCTCTACGGGCTCGAGGCGTCGCTCGCGATGCTGCGGGAGGAAGGGGCCGACGCCACCTTCGCCCGCCACGCGCGCCACGCCGAGGCCACGCGCCGGGCCGTCGCCGCTTGGGGTCTGCGCAACTACTGTCAGGATCCGAAGGCGGTGTCGAGCGCCGGGACGACCGTGATGGTGGGAGACGGGGAGGACGCAGATGCGTTCCGTCTCGCCGTGCTCGAACGTTTCGACATGTCGCTGGGGACGGGTCTCGGCCCCCTCAAGGGGAAGGTGTTCCGGATCGGGCACCTCGGGGATCTCAACGAACTCACGCTGATGGGAGCGCTGGCCGGGGTGGAGATGGGACTGAAGACCAGCGGAATCGCGCACGAACCCGGCGGTCTGGTGGCCGCCGCCGACTTCCTGGCCGGGGCATGA
- a CDS encoding TRAP transporter small permease subunit gives MMRTGVRRFLEGAVLVLLAALALVVVVGVGFRKAGAALVWYDEVASILLAWLTYYGAALAALRRAHIGVPTLTQHLTGRARLAVVLAAEGAIIAFFAAVAWAGWQVVRVLEGTTLVSLPSVPAALAQSVIPIGAVLFIVAQLLGLRDALSPGDAGAEETVPAGEGEP, from the coding sequence ATGATGAGGACGGGCGTCCGGCGCTTCCTCGAGGGGGCGGTGCTCGTCCTCCTCGCGGCGCTCGCCCTGGTCGTCGTCGTGGGAGTCGGCTTCAGGAAGGCGGGGGCGGCGCTCGTGTGGTACGACGAGGTGGCGTCGATCCTCCTCGCGTGGCTCACCTACTACGGGGCGGCGCTCGCGGCGCTGCGCCGGGCGCACATCGGCGTGCCCACGCTGACCCAGCACTTGACGGGGCGCGCGCGGCTTGCCGTCGTGCTCGCGGCCGAGGGCGCGATCATCGCCTTCTTCGCCGCGGTCGCGTGGGCCGGCTGGCAGGTCGTCCGCGTGCTGGAGGGGACGACGCTCGTGAGCCTGCCCTCCGTGCCCGCGGCGCTGGCGCAGTCGGTGATCCCGATCGGGGCCGTCCTCTTCATCGTCGCGCAGCTGCTGGGACTGCGGGACGCGCTTTCCCCGGGGGACGCCGGCGCGGAGGAGACGGTCCCAGCCGGCGAGGGCGAGCCGTGA
- a CDS encoding FAD-linked oxidase C-terminal domain-containing protein produces MTRPISHDRAGSQRPRPGPDARREARLEARLRAGLRGEVRFDRFTRGLYSTDASIYQVEPLGVVLPESAGDVRRTVELAGEHGTSVVVRGAGTSQSGQSIGRGVILDTSRGLDGVLDFDPAARRIVVEPGIVLDRLNAFLRPHGLFFPIDVATSSRATLGGMAGNNSAGSRSVRYGHMVEHVRGIEAVLADGRRAEFRREAGPEGAFGASAASGASGDSLEADMRALYRREAEELARRVPDVPRHVAGYALHRLGREGAGLSDLLVGSEGTLALFTALELDLQPIPSVRALGVCRFDGTGEALAAVPAIVQIEPTAVELFDATVLGLAAQMPSFERVLRQLGEDGSGPPRDILVVEFAGDDPDAVSASLSQLESALGGIAVGVTRAESPVFQARIWAMRKAGLSISMSQPADRKPLAFIEDCAIPLERLPEWYRRLTEIIDRHATHAVWYAHASVGCLHVRPALDLRDGDDVERLRAIAVDAFALAGELGGSHSGEHGDGWIRSEFLEPMLGARLVSAFGEIKRRFDPEDRLNPGKIIDPPRMNDPTLLRARYRLETRKLPTALDWGAWGGFSPAVDMCNNNGTCLKRSPGVMCPSFRATSDERHSTRGRANALRLALSGQLGEDPWTSPELYEAMDLCLGCKGCRRECPTGVDMARMKVEFLHRLRAEQPLSPRDRALAYLPRYAPLVSRAAPLVNLRNRIPALARLGERVGGLAADRPLPRWSSQPFSLPSRLPAGLPARDNGAPRVALFVDTFTRYFEPENAHAAVRVLARAGYRVEEAVTAGRPLCCGRTFLNAGLVEEARTELDRTVRALGRFVARGIPVVGLEPSCLLTLRDELPVLDSGPEAAEVADRARLLTEWLVEAAALDRLDLAPLPVRRVRVHGHCHEKAFGADGPTLDVLRAIPDLEVEPIPAGCCGMAGSFGYEAEHAEVSRRVAELELLPTVRKLRDDEWLIANGTSCRHQVADLANATGRHVVNVLDAAAFPP; encoded by the coding sequence GTGACCCGCCCAATCTCTCACGACCGCGCCGGTTCGCAACGGCCCCGGCCCGGACCCGACGCTCGACGCGAGGCCCGGCTCGAAGCTCGACTTCGGGCGGGGCTCCGGGGAGAGGTCCGGTTCGACCGTTTCACGCGCGGGCTGTACAGCACGGATGCGTCGATTTACCAGGTCGAGCCGCTGGGGGTCGTTCTCCCGGAATCGGCTGGCGACGTGCGGCGGACGGTGGAACTGGCGGGCGAGCACGGGACGTCGGTCGTGGTGCGCGGGGCGGGGACGTCGCAGAGCGGGCAGTCGATCGGGCGCGGCGTGATCCTCGACACGAGCCGGGGGCTGGACGGGGTGCTCGACTTCGATCCGGCCGCCCGGCGCATCGTGGTCGAACCGGGGATCGTGCTGGACCGGCTGAACGCGTTCCTGCGGCCGCACGGGCTCTTCTTCCCCATCGACGTGGCCACGTCGAGCCGCGCCACGCTGGGGGGGATGGCCGGCAACAACAGCGCGGGGTCGCGGTCGGTGCGGTACGGTCACATGGTCGAGCACGTCCGGGGCATCGAGGCGGTGCTCGCGGACGGCCGGCGCGCCGAGTTCCGCCGCGAGGCCGGGCCGGAAGGGGCGTTCGGGGCCTCCGCGGCGTCCGGGGCCTCCGGGGACAGCCTCGAAGCCGACATGCGGGCGCTCTACCGGCGCGAGGCCGAGGAACTGGCGCGGCGGGTGCCGGACGTCCCCCGGCACGTGGCCGGCTATGCGCTGCACCGCCTGGGCCGGGAGGGCGCCGGGCTGTCGGATCTTCTCGTGGGTTCGGAGGGGACGCTCGCGCTCTTCACCGCGCTCGAACTCGACCTTCAGCCCATCCCCTCCGTGCGCGCGCTCGGCGTGTGCCGCTTCGACGGGACCGGCGAGGCGCTGGCCGCGGTCCCGGCGATCGTCCAGATCGAACCGACGGCGGTGGAACTGTTCGACGCGACCGTGCTCGGGCTGGCCGCGCAGATGCCGAGTTTCGAGCGGGTGCTCCGGCAGCTCGGGGAGGACGGGAGCGGCCCGCCGCGCGACATCCTCGTGGTCGAGTTCGCCGGGGACGATCCGGACGCCGTCTCGGCTTCCCTCTCGCAGCTCGAGTCCGCGCTGGGCGGGATCGCCGTGGGCGTCACCCGCGCGGAGTCCCCCGTCTTCCAGGCCCGCATCTGGGCCATGCGCAAGGCGGGGCTGAGCATCTCCATGTCCCAGCCCGCCGACCGCAAACCGCTCGCCTTCATCGAGGACTGCGCGATCCCGCTCGAACGGCTGCCCGAGTGGTACCGCCGGCTCACGGAGATCATCGACCGCCACGCCACGCACGCCGTGTGGTACGCGCACGCGTCCGTGGGCTGCCTCCACGTGCGGCCGGCGCTGGACCTGCGCGACGGGGACGATGTGGAGCGGCTGCGCGCGATCGCGGTGGACGCCTTCGCGCTCGCGGGCGAACTGGGCGGATCTCATTCAGGCGAGCACGGAGACGGCTGGATCCGGTCGGAGTTCCTTGAACCGATGCTGGGCGCGCGCCTCGTCTCCGCCTTCGGCGAGATCAAGCGCCGCTTCGATCCGGAGGACCGCCTGAACCCCGGGAAGATCATCGACCCGCCCCGCATGAACGACCCCACGCTGCTGCGGGCCCGGTACCGACTGGAGACCCGGAAGCTGCCGACGGCGCTCGACTGGGGAGCGTGGGGCGGCTTCTCGCCGGCCGTCGACATGTGCAACAACAACGGCACCTGTCTCAAGCGAAGTCCGGGGGTGATGTGCCCCTCCTTCCGCGCCACGAGCGACGAGCGGCATTCCACGCGCGGTCGCGCCAACGCCCTGCGGCTCGCGCTGTCGGGGCAGTTGGGCGAGGACCCGTGGACATCGCCGGAACTGTACGAGGCGATGGACCTCTGCCTGGGCTGCAAGGGCTGCCGCCGCGAGTGTCCGACGGGCGTGGACATGGCGCGCATGAAGGTGGAGTTCCTGCACCGCCTGCGCGCCGAGCAACCGCTCTCGCCCCGGGACCGCGCGCTCGCGTACCTACCGCGCTACGCGCCGCTCGTCTCGCGCGCGGCCCCGCTCGTCAACCTGCGGAACCGGATCCCCGCGCTCGCCCGCCTCGGGGAACGCGTCGGGGGTCTGGCGGCCGACCGGCCGCTCCCGCGCTGGTCGTCGCAGCCGTTTTCCCTGCCCTCCCGGCTTCCCGCCGGGCTTCCCGCCCGGGATAACGGCGCGCCGAGGGTCGCGCTCTTCGTCGACACCTTCACGCGCTATTTCGAGCCGGAGAACGCTCACGCGGCTGTGCGAGTGCTGGCGCGGGCGGGCTATCGCGTGGAGGAGGCCGTGACCGCGGGCCGGCCGCTCTGCTGCGGGCGCACCTTCCTCAACGCGGGCCTGGTGGAAGAGGCGCGGACCGAACTCGACCGCACCGTCCGCGCGCTGGGCCGCTTCGTGGCGCGGGGGATTCCGGTGGTGGGACTCGAACCGTCATGCCTGCTCACGCTGCGCGACGAACTGCCGGTGCTTGACTCCGGACCCGAGGCGGCCGAAGTCGCGGACCGGGCCCGCCTGCTGACCGAATGGCTCGTCGAAGCGGCGGCGCTCGACCGGCTGGACCTCGCGCCCCTCCCCGTCCGGCGCGTCCGCGTCCACGGCCACTGCCACGAGAAGGCCTTCGGCGCGGACGGCCCCACGCTGGACGTCCTCCGCGCGATCCCCGACCTCGAGGTCGAACCCATCCCCGCCGGCTGCTGCGGGATGGCGGGTTCGTTCGGCTACGAGGCGGAACACGCGGAGGTCTCCCGCCGCGTCGCCGAACTCGAACTCCTCCCCACCGTCCGCAAACTGCGCGACGACGAATGGCTCATCGCCAACGGCACAAGCTGCCGCCACCAGGTCGCCGACCTCGCCAACGCCACCGGCCGCCACGTCGTCAACGTGCTCGACGCCGCAGCTTTCCCTCCTTGA
- a CDS encoding TRAP transporter substrate-binding protein, whose protein sequence is MRGMKRPAGRTSRLARASVAASVAATLAGFGCGGGGGEPGVVELSLGHVGSPGSLYDVTANEFARRVNERLAGRAELHVYGASQLGGDDAMLQRLRLGTLDMSIPSTIMSSMVDAFGLFEMPYLVRDRDHMRRIEEAVVWPELAPRAEEAGYRILAVWENGFRHITNSRRPIHGPEDLDGIKLRTPRGVWRVKLFQALGANPTPMPFSEVFVALQTGVMDGQENPLTQVTSSKLHEVQDYLSLTGHVYSPAFVTTGAGRWERHPEDVRAEVEAIAREMQAFVYETAARMDGELLAELEATEMEINEADPARFESASEPVYDEFAATVEDGQSLIDRARAAGSPAAAPEAGSEAGSEAGSPAGSAETGSPETGS, encoded by the coding sequence ATGCGAGGCATGAAGCGGCCCGCGGGACGGACTTCGAGGCTCGCCAGGGCGTCGGTCGCGGCGTCGGTCGCCGCGACGCTCGCCGGCTTCGGGTGCGGCGGAGGGGGCGGGGAACCGGGGGTCGTCGAACTCTCGCTGGGCCACGTCGGCTCCCCCGGCTCGCTCTACGACGTGACGGCCAACGAGTTCGCGCGCCGCGTGAACGAACGGCTCGCCGGCCGGGCCGAACTCCACGTCTACGGCGCGAGCCAGCTCGGCGGCGACGACGCGATGCTGCAGCGGCTGCGGCTCGGCACGCTCGACATGTCCATCCCCTCCACGATCATGTCCTCGATGGTGGACGCGTTCGGCCTGTTCGAGATGCCGTACCTCGTCCGCGACCGCGACCACATGAGGCGGATCGAGGAGGCCGTCGTGTGGCCCGAACTCGCGCCCCGCGCGGAGGAAGCCGGTTACCGGATCCTGGCGGTGTGGGAGAACGGGTTCCGTCACATCACGAACTCCCGCCGACCCATCCACGGGCCGGAGGACCTGGACGGGATCAAGCTGCGGACGCCGCGCGGCGTGTGGCGCGTGAAGCTCTTCCAGGCGCTGGGCGCGAACCCGACGCCGATGCCCTTCTCCGAAGTCTTCGTCGCGCTCCAGACGGGGGTGATGGACGGACAGGAGAACCCGCTCACGCAGGTGACGAGTTCCAAGCTGCACGAGGTGCAGGACTACCTTTCCCTCACGGGGCACGTGTACAGCCCCGCCTTCGTCACGACGGGCGCCGGGCGCTGGGAGCGCCACCCGGAGGACGTGCGCGCCGAGGTGGAGGCGATCGCGCGGGAGATGCAGGCGTTCGTGTACGAGACGGCCGCGCGCATGGACGGCGAGTTGCTCGCCGAACTCGAGGCCACGGAGATGGAGATCAACGAGGCGGATCCGGCCCGCTTCGAGTCCGCCAGCGAGCCCGTGTACGACGAGTTTGCGGCGACCGTCGAGGACGGACAGTCCCTCATCGACCGGGCGCGGGCGGCGGGATCGCCCGCGGCCGCTCCGGAGGCGGGATCGGAGGCGGGATCGGAGGCCGGGTCGCCGGCAGGATCGGCGGAGACCGGATCGCCGGAGACCGGCTCATAA